The segment CAATCACTTGCCGAACCTGCGCTTGCGGAACTGATAATCTCTCAGTGCCCGCAGGAAATCCACTTTTCTGAAATAGTTCCAGTTAACATCCGAAAAGAAGAGTTCCGAGTAGACGGACTGCCAGATCAGGAAGTCTGTCAGATGGTCGCCTCCTGTTTTTATGACAAGATCGGGTTCGTACGGAAATGTAAGATACGACTCGATCATCTCCTCGGTCACCGTATCCGGATCCACGTGTGCATGCCCCATGCTCCGGATGCATCGAGTTATCTCCTCACGCCCGGAGAGGCCGACCGCAACCGTCACATCGATGCCTGTTCCCAGCACTTCCTTCATATCTCCGTACAGGAGCGTAAGATGGGCGATGGTCGCCAGAATTCGAATTTCATCCAGATAGTTTTCAGAAATTGTGGGACGGGAAGTACTGATATGGAAGATAACCGAGTTGATGGAGAGATCGCGGCACCATGACGTGACCTCACATATCTTTTCCGGTACGTCCTCCATATCCTGTTCTGCTATCATAAAACAGATTTTTTCAGGCAATGTCATGAGTTTCCGGGTCAGATGCCATTCATAAAAACGGTGTATCATCCTGTCCACTCCCGAAGATCCTTCAATGGTCGTGTATTCAGTACATCCGACTTTGCACACCACCCGCGCCGCGCAATTGCGATGCCGTGCCTCATGACAGCGGCATCCTCCCTGTGGTGTGCATCAGTACCGATTGCAAGAATAGCTCCATGTTTGTGTGCTCGCCTTACATAAATATCATCCAGATCGAGGCGATATGGTGATGCATTTATTTCAAGTGCGGTACCGGTGTCTGCGGCCGCATCGATGATCCGTTCCACATCGACAGCATAGGGCATGCGTTTCCCGAGAAGCCTCCCTGTGGGATGTCCGATGATATCGACGTGATCATTATGGATGGCAGAGAGAAGCCGCCGGGTTATCACATCTTCACTCTGGTTGAAGCCGGAGTGAACAGAGGCGATAACAAGTTCACAGTCTCCCAATACGGCATCAGGGAGGGCGAGGTTTCCGTCTCCCAGAATATCAACCTCAACTCCTGCAAGGACAGCGCACTCCGTTTTACGGTTTATCCGTTCGATTTCCTGCTGTTGGCGCCTGAGGTCTTCGCGATCAACACCGTGGGCAACCCCGAGGCTTGCCGAGTGATCCGTGCATGCGATGTATTCGTACCCGATTTCCTCACCAAGCCGGGCGATCTGTTCAATCGACATGGAACCGTCACTCCAGGACGAATGCACATGAAGATCGCCTTTTACATCCGCCGCAGTAAGAAGTGTCGGGAGGGCATGTGAGAGTGCCAGCTTAATCTCACCATGATCCTCTCTTAGTTCCGGCGGAATAAACGCCATGCCGAGAAATGAAAAAACGGATGCTTCATCAGGAAATGAGTGGATCGTGCCATTCTCACGCTCCGTGACTCCGTACTCGTTCAGTTTCAGCCCTCTTTCGAGGGCGATTTCCCGCATCCTGATATTAAACTGTTGCGAACCGGTCAGGTACAGGAGCATTGTCCCGGCATTTCCCTGTCCCGTGAAACGGATATCCACACGCCTTCCACCGGTCCTTAGCGATATACGCCGATCGCCTTCATCCAGTACCTCATCCGCTACGCTCCTGATCTTGGGGGTGACGCGCTCCACGGGTTCGGTTGTGACAATATCGATATCACCGATTGTGCTTGCACCGCGGCGGTAACTCCCGGCGATGGTAAAGGATGTTTCCGAAAAAAACGGTGCAAGCCGTGCGATGACGGCCTCCGCCTCAAGACGGGTCATGCGCCCGGTATCGCGCCGCCTCCGTCCAATCGCCCTGAGTATCGCCTCTTCCTTCTTAGCACCGAATCCGCGAAGTGAACGAAGACGCCGGTTTTTGGCTGCCGATTCAAGCGCCTCGACACTGTCAATGTGCATCCGTTTCCATAATGTATGCACGGTTTTCGGACCAACGCCTTCAAGATCAAGGAGTTCCACAAGTGTTGCAGGCACCGAGGACGCTATTTCTTCAAGCTCATGAATGACACCTGTGCGCGTATATTCAACAATTTTTCCGGCAATATTGACCCCGATGCCGGGAAGGGTGCGCAGTTCTGCCTCGTCCATCTCAGGAACCGGTTTCTCAAGCCGGTCAACGCTGTCTGCGGCACGGTAATATGCACGTATTTTAAAGGATTCCTCTCCGAGAATCTCCAGAAGATCGCCCATCAACCTGAGCTGCGCAGCCACTTCCCGGTTTATCCCGTGCATGTGATTACAGTACAGGCACAGAAGAACAAATGTATGACGGTGCCCCCTCTGTAACTTGGATCTATCCAAATCGCTAAGACGGGAAAGATGCAAATAATATCTGATGCTATCGTCCGCCCTCGAAGATGCCCTGGAGGCAATTCTTCACCGGGTCCCTGACGCCGGGAACCGAATATCAGAGGATGTTATAAGGGAAACACTCCCGGGGGATCCTGCCAGTAAGGATGCACTCCTTTCAGAACTCCTGATCAACGGTTACCTGCGTCTGGAACCGGAGGGTCAGTACGTGCTTACGGAAGCCGGGCGGGTACTTGGACATAAAGTGATCCTGAAACACCGGACACTCGAATGTTTTTTAACAGAAATGCTTGGGATGGATGCCGAAAAGGCATCGAAGGAAGCATGCCGACTTGAACATGAAGTTTCCGATGAGACGATAACCCGCCTGAAAACATATATCCAGAATCCGCATGTGCCCTGCGGGCGAGGCTGGCGGCGACGCGGATTCCGCCACGCTGAATGCGGGGGAATGCACACAATCTTGGATTTCCCGGAAGGGAGCAGGCTGAAAGTACTGGTTGTCAGAGGGGCGGGAGCATACCGCCGACTCATCGATCTTGGCATTATCCCGGGTGAAATACTTGAACTTCGCCGAAAACTCAGGAACGAGTCTATCGTTGTTAAGGTCAAGGGATGCGATGTCGCTCTCAGCCCTGAAATCGCACGCGGGATAGTCGTGGAGCTTCTTGTATGAAGATCGCCCTTATTGGAAATCCCAGCGTTGGCAAATCACTGATATTTAACCAGCTGACCGGACTCGGTGTTGAAGTGAGCAATTACCCCGGTTCGACTATTGAAATGAAGGGCGGAAATGTCTGTTACGAGCGACGGATGCTCGAAGTCGTCGACCTTCCCGGTATCTATTCGCTTGACGGCAATTCCGAGGAAGAGATACTGGTCAGGACCTTCCTTTCCGGCGGGGAGGCGGATGCGGTTATTGTCGTCATCGACGGCACCCGTCTTGAGCGAAATCTCTATCTGCTTACCCAGGTTGCTGAATTCGGCATCCCCATGATCGTTGTCATCAATATGATCGACGAGGTTACACGGAGCGGTCTGACAATCGACACCGACGCACTCTCGAACGAATTTGGCATTCCGGTCCTTGCAACAGCGGCATCGATCGGGCAGAACATCGATAAGATTATTCCATTCGTAATCACTGAGGCCAAAATCTCCTCCATTGAGATA is part of the Methanoculleus sp. SDB genome and harbors:
- a CDS encoding di-trans,poly-cis-decaprenylcistransferase produces the protein MIHRFYEWHLTRKLMTLPEKICFMIAEQDMEDVPEKICEVTSWCRDLSINSVIFHISTSRPTISENYLDEIRILATIAHLTLLYGDMKEVLGTGIDVTVAVGLSGREEITRCIRSMGHAHVDPDTVTEEMIESYLTFPYEPDLVIKTGGDHLTDFLIWQSVYSELFFSDVNWNYFRKVDFLRALRDYQFRKRRFGK